The following are encoded together in the Chitinivibrio alkaliphilus ACht1 genome:
- the pilO gene encoding type 4a pilus biogenesis protein PilO encodes MRKLTRNEQLLLVVLVGIAGLYFFNTKVHQPLSENIDALVEQNNQLVSEVEELRALPLETGGVQRAISRVSKEVAEVQEEYETELFARLPMRDRVEELGVSVGNIITQNGFELDHIRSVLDESHSVKGGPEQWRREFSLHLHTVRIMGNFMDFIRVLTALSAMERIVVLSDIVIKDPDVKGNVTIEFYLLL; translated from the coding sequence GTGAGAAAATTAACGCGGAATGAACAACTGTTGCTTGTTGTACTTGTGGGGATTGCCGGGCTGTACTTTTTTAATACGAAGGTGCATCAACCGCTGAGTGAAAATATCGACGCCTTGGTAGAACAGAACAATCAATTGGTTTCAGAGGTGGAGGAGTTACGGGCTCTTCCCCTTGAAACGGGGGGGGTCCAACGCGCAATAAGCCGTGTTTCAAAGGAGGTTGCGGAAGTTCAGGAGGAGTATGAGACAGAGCTTTTTGCCCGCCTTCCCATGCGGGATCGTGTGGAGGAGTTGGGGGTCTCCGTGGGGAATATTATCACCCAAAATGGATTTGAACTTGATCATATTCGTTCGGTTCTTGATGAGAGTCATTCCGTAAAAGGGGGGCCGGAGCAGTGGAGAAGGGAGTTTTCTCTGCATTTGCATACCGTGCGTATTATGGGAAACTTTATGGATTTTATACGTGTCCTTACGGCGCTTTCTGCCATGGAGCGCATTGTGGTGTTGAGCGATATTGTTATAAAAGATCCGGATGTTAAGGGTAATGTTACTATTGAATTTTATCTCTTGCTGTGA
- a CDS encoding type II secretion system protein GspD — MKQFFFILLIFGGGGCLFASNISLVDVTDTPVREVARMLTSQTPYNIVVSSSVASREVSLYMEDVSLTEFVEALCLGYGMWYNRSGGMIRLMSLEEYADGLVFGRDEQLYRFPLRYASSIGIAGVLSQLYGDRLEYASPSDIESFSHVGTDAFPNIGAVPGVTAAQGGERRRASQRQQQGDGVFDIGGVEVSEAELQQLLATQKHLAREQLVEDRIGRTDAFMTVFLRDNSILLRTVDADLAREVEGLIADLDSPTRQVLLEMNILEIVLRDGSESFVDLSLTPGGRVNDEGEVMRQLQGIRGVDMVNRGTLQENSFSMAYVNDFIQARLEVLEMEDRVKKVGSPLMLCANNAPARIFQGVETPIRRGYSVTTAKNRDGNITNEYLEIDMANEEVGVSLEISPSINYDSTVTLKIHAEMSSVLQGGGPEIPYVIGGSAQLGRTDAIRRTQLNSIVAARDQQSIALGGLIEDEEIFGEKRVPLLGRIPLLGFFFRSRNESKERREIVFMITPHLIFSPADGGKVHGDFFKDVSAHPRFVHDEQRILDYNEGANALEARVPTEGKKQVHLFQKRERYGDAAEDEGTADDTNTIIHEDAPSSPLENDSLYKNSDDIASPSDDFSVEIRLNGIKQVDTLQDDRWGDTPFLEEVSKFLSTWARRWEERDMMAYKELYHEDFMIDGMPREEFLARREYVFEKAQKIDLAISDISILSKGEEVVIITFTQEYRSDYYADRCTKEMVLHRGQDGYSILSEEACDESIEVLDISPGETWDE, encoded by the coding sequence ATGAAACAGTTTTTCTTTATATTGCTTATTTTTGGCGGCGGGGGGTGTCTTTTTGCATCGAATATCTCCTTGGTAGATGTGACAGATACGCCTGTGCGGGAAGTGGCCCGTATGCTTACATCTCAAACTCCCTACAATATTGTTGTTTCTTCATCTGTGGCATCCCGGGAGGTTTCGCTGTATATGGAAGATGTCTCCCTCACGGAGTTTGTGGAGGCCTTGTGCTTGGGGTATGGCATGTGGTACAACAGAAGCGGTGGAATGATACGGTTGATGTCTTTGGAGGAGTATGCCGACGGCCTTGTATTTGGGAGGGATGAGCAGTTGTATCGATTTCCCCTGCGCTACGCCTCATCCATAGGTATTGCCGGGGTTCTTTCTCAGCTCTACGGAGATCGGTTAGAGTATGCCTCCCCCAGTGATATAGAAAGCTTTAGCCATGTTGGTACGGATGCATTTCCCAATATCGGTGCTGTTCCCGGGGTGACGGCGGCGCAGGGGGGAGAAAGGCGCAGGGCATCGCAGAGACAACAACAGGGTGATGGGGTTTTTGATATTGGTGGGGTTGAAGTAAGTGAGGCGGAGTTGCAGCAGCTTTTAGCAACGCAAAAACACCTTGCCCGGGAACAATTGGTGGAAGACAGAATCGGCCGGACCGATGCCTTTATGACGGTTTTCTTGCGGGATAACTCAATTCTTTTACGGACAGTTGATGCTGACCTTGCCCGTGAGGTTGAAGGTTTGATTGCAGATCTTGATAGTCCTACACGCCAGGTGCTCCTTGAGATGAATATCCTGGAGATTGTCTTGCGGGATGGGTCGGAGTCTTTTGTAGACCTTTCCTTGACCCCCGGGGGACGGGTCAATGATGAAGGGGAAGTCATGCGCCAATTACAAGGTATCCGTGGAGTTGATATGGTAAACCGTGGTACCCTTCAGGAAAACAGTTTTTCCATGGCCTATGTAAATGATTTTATTCAGGCACGGCTTGAGGTTTTGGAGATGGAAGATCGGGTGAAAAAAGTGGGTTCTCCCCTTATGCTGTGTGCAAACAATGCCCCAGCGCGAATCTTTCAGGGGGTGGAAACTCCCATTCGGAGAGGATATTCTGTTACCACTGCTAAAAACAGGGATGGTAATATTACGAATGAGTATCTGGAGATAGATATGGCAAATGAGGAGGTTGGGGTCTCCCTGGAGATATCTCCCTCCATCAATTATGACAGCACGGTGACCCTTAAAATACATGCAGAAATGTCTTCAGTTCTTCAGGGAGGGGGGCCGGAAATCCCCTATGTTATAGGTGGTTCGGCTCAGCTTGGGCGTACCGATGCGATTCGTCGAACACAGCTCAATAGTATTGTCGCTGCACGGGATCAACAAAGTATTGCCCTGGGAGGGCTAATTGAAGATGAGGAGATTTTTGGGGAGAAGCGGGTTCCTCTCCTTGGGCGGATACCCCTTCTGGGCTTCTTCTTTCGCTCGCGAAATGAGAGTAAGGAACGACGGGAGATTGTGTTTATGATCACCCCGCATCTTATTTTTAGCCCCGCAGATGGCGGGAAGGTCCATGGAGATTTTTTTAAAGATGTGTCCGCACATCCCCGTTTTGTTCACGATGAACAACGTATTTTGGATTATAACGAAGGGGCGAATGCCCTGGAGGCACGGGTTCCCACGGAGGGAAAAAAACAGGTGCATCTTTTCCAAAAGCGTGAACGATATGGTGATGCTGCCGAGGATGAAGGTACAGCCGATGATACAAATACTATTATCCATGAGGATGCTCCTTCTTCTCCATTGGAAAATGATTCCCTGTACAAAAATTCTGACGATATCGCCTCCCCTTCCGATGATTTTTCCGTGGAAATCCGTCTCAACGGCATAAAACAGGTTGATACTCTCCAAGATGATCGGTGGGGAGATACCCCTTTCCTTGAAGAGGTTTCGAAGTTTCTTTCCACGTGGGCCCGCCGGTGGGAAGAACGTGATATGATGGCATACAAAGAGCTGTATCATGAAGACTTTATGATTGATGGTATGCCCCGTGAGGAGTTTCTTGCGCGGCGGGAGTATGTCTTTGAAAAGGCGCAGAAAATAGATCTTGCCATATCTGATATTTCTATTCTGAGTAAGGGAGAAGAGGTGGTAATTATTACATTTACACAGGAGTATCGTTCGGATTATTATGCCGACCGATGCACAAAGGAGATGGTGCTCCACCGGGGACAGGATGGCTATTCTATTCTTTCTGAAGAGGCGTGTGATGAAAGCATCGAGGTCCTTGATATATCACCGGGGGAGACATGGGACGAATAG